In the genome of Synechococcus sp. CB0101, the window GCGCATCAGCGGAATCGGTGAGTGATCCCCAGGAGCGTCAGCGGGTGGAGCTGGCCCAGCAGCAGCTGCGCCGCATGGAAGCGGTGGCGGAAGGCCCGGCTTGCCGGGAGCAGGCGTTGCTGCTGGCAGTGGGTGAGCTGGTGCCGCCCTGCGGCCGCTGTGATCGCTGCACGGAGCGCCCCGCCTTGAGCGACTGGTCGGAGCAGACCGCTGAGGTGCTGGCCCTGCTGGAGCAGCGGGGCGGTGTGGATCTGCGCAGCCTGGGCGACGATCTCGCTCAGGCCGAAGGCGAGGAGGTGGAGCGCTGGCGTTGGTTGGCGCGCCGTCTGGTGCAGGAAGACCTGATCGCCGAGAGCGATGACGGCAGCCAGCGCCTCTGGCTGCGCCCGGCTGGTCGCCGCTTCTTGCGGCAGCCCTGGCCCTTCAGGCTGGCGGCCTGATCAGCCCCCCTTGGCGGTGCAGAGGTCGTTAATCAGCTTGTGCTCGAAATCGCTCTGGGGCGCATCCCAGGTTTTCCAGCTGCCCGATTGCCCCGTGGCATTGAGCCGCTTGGCGTTGCAATTGATCGCCAGGTAGAGGGGCTGGCCATCGCTGTTCAGGCTCGGGGCCACGTAGCTGCCACCCATCGGCTGCCAATTGGCCCAGTCCACCTGCAGGGGGCCGTAATTGCGCCAATCTGGGGCCGAGGGCTTACCTGGCTTGGCGGGTTTTGCAGCGGTGGCCGCAGGCTTGGCAGCTGGCTTCGCAGCCACCGGAGTGGCGGCGGGTTTCGCCGCGGGCTTCGGTTCCGGCTTGGGCTCTGGTTTCGTTTCAGGCTTGGCTGCAACGGTGGTGGCGGCGGCTGGTGCTGCCGTGGCGACAGCGGGCTTCGGCTCGGGCTTGCTGGCCACAGGCGTTGCTGCCGGCTGGGCGGCGACGGCAGGTTTCGGGGTGGGTTGGGCTGCCGGTTTAGCCGCCACTGGGGCGGGCTTGGGTGCCGGCTTGGGCTTGGCCGCCACGGGTTTCATTGCCGGCTTGGGGGCGGGTTTCGGGGTGCCGCGCAGCTTGATGGTTTGGCCCACCACCACTTGGTTGGGGTCGCTGATGCCGTTGATGGCGATCAGGTTCTGCAGTGATACGCCGTAGCGATTGGCGATCACGGAGAGGCTTTCGCCGCTCTGCACCTTGTGCTGGGTGGCGTTTTTGTTCACGGCCGGCTTCGGTGCGGCTGCGGTGCGGGTGACGGGCACCTGGATGCGGCTGCCGGCCCAGAGGTCCTGGGCGCTGCGCAGGTTGTTCATCTCCATCAGGCGCTGCACGCTGGTGCCATAGCGCTCCGCCAGCTCGGACAGGGTTTCGCCAGGTTTCACGGTGTAGTTGGCCTTCACCGTGGTGGTGCGTGTTCCCCCACCGCTGCTGGCGCCTGCGGCACCCGGCACCTGGATGCGGCTGCCGGCCCAGAGATCCTGCGGACTGTGCAGGCCATTGAGCTGCATCAGGCGCTGCACGCTGGTGCCGTAGCGCTCCGCGATTTCGGAGAGGGTTTCGCCCGGTTTCACGGTGTAGTTGCCGCTTCCGCCCCCGCGGCTGGTGGTGCCGCCGGCGCCGGGCACCTGGATGCGGCTGCCGGCCCAGAGATCCTGCGGGCTGCGCAGGTTGTTGAGCTGCATCAGGCGCTGCACACTGGTGCCGTAGCGCTCGGCGATCTCCGAGAGGGTCTCGCCCGGCTTCACCACGACCTCTCCGGCTAGGCCCGGCAGGGGCAGCAACAGGGCCAGGGCGAGTGCAGCAGCGGAGCGGCGGCGCATGGGGCGTGGGCGTTCGGCTGGAGGCACCATACGGGCCTTGGCCTGTGACGCCAGCCCTTGTTTGATAAGGCCTGGTGATCAGGCTGGGCGCTCGATTGTGCTCCGTTTCCGGGAGCGTTTAGCCCAGCAGTCGACGCACCAGGGGCAGCTTGCCCGCGTAAGGCGGGTAGCGGAAGGGGACATCCAGCCGGAAGGGGCGGCGCAGCACGCTGCGTTCGTGCGAGAAGGTGCGGAATCCGGCCTCGCCGTGGTAGTTCCCCATGCCGCTGTTGCCCACGCCGCCAAAAGGCAGGTCGGGCACACTCACGTGCATCACCACATCGTTGAAACAGACGCCGCCGGAGCTGGTGCGCTCCAGGATCTGCTGCTGGGCGTCGCGTTGCTTGCTGAATAAGTAGAGCGCCAGGGGTTTGGGACGCTGATTGATCCGTTCGATCGCTTCGTTGAGGTCGTTCACGCGCAGTACCGGCAGCAGGGGGCCGAACAGCTCTTCGTGCATCAAGGGGTCGTCCAGGTTGTCCACCTGGATCAAGGTGGGCGCGATGCGCCGGCGGCTGGCGTCGCTCTGGCCGCCGAAGAGCACCTGGCCGCGGCTGCGGGCCCCCTCCAGCAGGGCATGCAGCCGCTCGAATTGGGCCTGATTCACCAGGCAGCCCAGATCGGCTGAGGCCAGGGGATCGTCGCCGAAGCACTGGCTGATGCGCTCGCCGAGTCGCTCGATCAAGGGGGTTTCCACCGCCTCATCCACCAGCAGATAGTCAGGGGCGATGCAGGTTTGGCCGGCGTTGAGGCATTTGCCCCACACCAGCCGCCGGGCGCTCACCTCCAGATCGGCATCCCGCAGCACCACCGCCGGGCTTTTTCCCCCCAGCTCCAGCGTCACCGGGGTGAGATGGCGCGCCGCGGCTTCCATCACCAGCCGGCCCACCCGTTCGCCGCCGGTGAAAAAGATGTGATCGAAGCGCTCCTGCAGCAGGGCCTGAGCCACCGGACCATCCCCCTGTACCACCTGCACCGTGGTGGTGGGAAACGCGGCGTCGATCAGATCGGCGATCAACGCGCTGGTGGCCGGAGCGTGTTCAGACGGTTTGAGCACCACGGTGTTGCCCGCTGCCAGGGCGCTCACCAGCGGTTGCAGGCTCAGCAGGAAGGGGTAGTTCCAGGGGCCGATCACCAGCACGCAGCCCAGGGGTTCCCGGATGACTTCGGCGCGGCCGGGTTGCAAGAACACCGGCAGACCCACAGCCCGAGGCGCCATCCAGCGGCGCAAACGGCTGCGCACCAGCTGGATTTCCTGCTGCACGGCCACCAGCTCGAAGTAGGCCTCCACCGGTGGTTTGCCGAGATCGCTCGCCAGGGCTTTGAGCACCGCATCGCGTCGCTCGGCGATGGCGCGCTCGAGGCGATCGAGTTGTTCGAGGCGCCAGCTGCGCGGGCGAGTGGCACCGTCGCTCACGGGCTGCCGCATGGCGGCAATGGGGGTGGAAAGCAGCATTGAGGGCGGGCCTAGCCCAACCATTCCTGCTCGGGATGTTGCCGCAGATGCTGCTGTGCCTGCCGTTGCAGCGCCTCAATCAGTGCCTGCAGAGCTGGCTGATCCTGTAGGTCGCGCCGCACCGCGATGCGATCCACGCCCCCTGCATGGCGCAACAGGGGGATCTCCACCAGTTCCCCGTCGGATCGGGGGGCGACCGCCTCGGGCAAGGTGAGAACCGCTAGATCGAGAACCCGCTCCAGCAGCAGCGCTTCAATCTGCTGGGGATGGCTGCAGTGCTGCACCAGGGTGGGCTGCAAGGCGGCATGCACCTGGCCGGCATGGCCGCAGGCGAGCCAGCGCGGCTCGGCGGGGCTGGCCTGTAACCGCAGCCATTGCCAGGAGCGTCGCAGGCCTTCGAGCAGCACCTGATTGGCGCTGGCGCGGTAGCGGCCGTCGGTGTGTTTCCGGAACTCCAGGCCAAGCCGGCGGCTCACCTGCCGGTAGATCCGGGAGATGGAGCTCTGGTCCCGTTGGGTGATCTGGGCCACCACGCTGGTGCTGGGGGCGATCTCCAGCAGATCGAGCACGGGCAATCCGTCGAACAGGATGTCGGCCATGGGAACCATCCCTCCCTATGCAAAATCTGCAATTGGGGGGTGGTTTCGCTCAATCCCCAGTGGTGGGTAGAGGAGCGGCTTGGGCCGGAAATAGCAAGGCCAGGCTGGCGCCACCCTGGGGGCTGGAGCCGCAGCGCAGCTGGCCGTGGTGGTTCTCCATGGTGGTGCGCACCACAAACAGCCCCAGGCCGCTGCCGGTTGCTTTGGTGGTTTCCAGAGGGGTGTCGTCGAAGGCTTGGGGCGGCAGGCCGGGGCCGTTGTCGCTCACCGAGAGGCACCAGTGCTCGCCTTCGCGCTGAAGGCTGATGCCGATCCAGGGCTCACCGTTTGCCTGGCTGTTGAGGGCCTCAGCGGCGTTGCGCAGCAGGTTCACGATGGCGATTTGGATCTGAACGGCATCGCCATCGATCCAGGCGGGCTCCTGCTGCTGATCGAGCTCCAGGCTGTCCACCGTGAGGCGGCTGAGGGGGCCGCCGGAACGGGCATAGAGCAACGCGCTCTGCGCCACCTCCCGGAGATCGAGGCGCTGGTGCTCGGTTTGCACGTTGCGCAGCAATGCACGCATCTTCTCGATGGTGAGCACCACGCGGTCCGCTTCCTGGCGGATGCTGAGCAGCTGGGCTTGCCAGCTCTCGGGTAGCTCCGGACGATCGGGCTTTTGACTCCGATCCAGCAGCAGTTGGCTGTTGAGCAGCAGCACGCTCAGGGGTTGATTGATCTCATGCGCCACCGCAGCGGCTTGGAGGCTGCTGCGCAACTTGTCTTTGAGCAGGGCCAGGGTCTGGGCATCGCGGAAGCGCTCGCGTTCCTGCGCTTCCTGCAGGTTGGCGGTGAGGGCGTTGTAGCGCTCCACCAGCTCGCTGATGGCGCCATCTAGGGCGATCAGCTCTTCGCCAGCTGTGCTGTTGAGGCCGCTCTGGAAGTGCAGGGCGGAGTCGGCGGTGGCCCTGGGTGTGGCCAGGGCGTGACCCAGTTCGCGGGAGGCGGATTCCAGTTGATCGAGGGGGTCGAGCAGGGCTCGGATCTGCCGGCTGATCAGCACCACGGCCCCGGCCAACGCCGCCGCCGCTGCCA includes:
- a CDS encoding LysM peptidoglycan-binding domain-containing protein produces the protein MRRRSAAALALALLLPLPGLAGEVVVKPGETLSEIAERYGTSVQRLMQLNNLRSPQDLWAGSRIQVPGAGGTTSRGGGSGNYTVKPGETLSEIAERYGTSVQRLMQLNGLHSPQDLWAGSRIQVPGAAGASSGGGTRTTTVKANYTVKPGETLSELAERYGTSVQRLMEMNNLRSAQDLWAGSRIQVPVTRTAAAPKPAVNKNATQHKVQSGESLSVIANRYGVSLQNLIAINGISDPNQVVVGQTIKLRGTPKPAPKPAMKPVAAKPKPAPKPAPVAAKPAAQPTPKPAVAAQPAATPVASKPEPKPAVATAAPAAATTVAAKPETKPEPKPEPKPAAKPAATPVAAKPAAKPAATAAKPAKPGKPSAPDWRNYGPLQVDWANWQPMGGSYVAPSLNSDGQPLYLAINCNAKRLNATGQSGSWKTWDAPQSDFEHKLINDLCTAKGG
- a CDS encoding aldehyde dehydrogenase family protein encodes the protein MLLSTPIAAMRQPVSDGATRPRSWRLEQLDRLERAIAERRDAVLKALASDLGKPPVEAYFELVAVQQEIQLVRSRLRRWMAPRAVGLPVFLQPGRAEVIREPLGCVLVIGPWNYPFLLSLQPLVSALAAGNTVVLKPSEHAPATSALIADLIDAAFPTTTVQVVQGDGPVAQALLQERFDHIFFTGGERVGRLVMEAAARHLTPVTLELGGKSPAVVLRDADLEVSARRLVWGKCLNAGQTCIAPDYLLVDEAVETPLIERLGERISQCFGDDPLASADLGCLVNQAQFERLHALLEGARSRGQVLFGGQSDASRRRIAPTLIQVDNLDDPLMHEELFGPLLPVLRVNDLNEAIERINQRPKPLALYLFSKQRDAQQQILERTSSGGVCFNDVVMHVSVPDLPFGGVGNSGMGNYHGEAGFRTFSHERSVLRRPFRLDVPFRYPPYAGKLPLVRRLLG